The stretch of DNA GGACTTCCGGGCTGCCCGTGTTGCACGTGCCGGTACCATCCTCGAAGTCGAGCTTGGCGACCGTCTTGCGCTGCCAGCGGCCATCCTGCTCCAGCACCAAGGGGACCCTTCCCCCACCCTTGCGCACCAACGAAACGTCGTGCACATACGCCTTGAAGTCCAGCAGTTGGAGGCTCGTGCCGGGGGTACCGACCTTCTCGTAGCTCGCGTCACAGCGCAGGGGCTCGTCGCGCACCTGGGCGGCGAACTGGACCGAGACCTCACGCTCCCCGATGCAAGCAAGCAGGAGCGAGGGCACCACGAGCACGAGGAGCCGGGGTATTCCCCCCCACCGCCACGCGGCAGACAGACTTCGTCGTCTGTTGGCACCGACGCGCGGCGTGAGCCGCCCGAGCATCCCGCGTCCCCGCAACCGTTCCTCTCCCGGATACATCCCCTCCCCCTTGCCCGCCTGAACCACGAAGCGCCCCGCGCGCGACGACCCCAGCGAGAACGGGCGGTTGCATGGCGCGCGCCGACCGGGACTGGCCAGGAAAAGGATGCCCGGCGCGACAACGCAATCGCCCTCCGGCAGAGGGACCGCCGGGTCATCGCGTTTCCATGGGGACGCGCCTTCTCAGGCGGCGTGGGCGGCCTGCCCCGGATAGGCATTCTCGCGTCCCATGCGACGGCCCGCGCCCGCGGGGCGCCGCGGCGACTGCCAGATACCCTCGCGGGCGTCAAAGGCTACAGCGACAACAGCCTGCGCGCCTGGTGTCGTGAGCACCGGAGGCAGGCAGTCATCCCTACCCGCTCGACCCCGCCGCGCCTTCGCGTCTTTCGCCACGCGGCCTACCGCAAGCGCCGCCGGGTGGGGGGCGCTTCAATCGCTCGAAGCAGGACCGGAGGGTGGCGACGCGCTACGAGGAGCGTGCCGCCAACCACCTGGCGATGCTCCTCAGCGCCTCCTTCCGCCTCTGGCCCTGATTTGCGGACACGCCCTAGTCGTCGAGCAGCTCGACGTTCCAGTACGACGCGTCCGCCAGGTGCAGGAAGGGCAGCCACTCCTGGTAGGTCACCTTGCGCGAAGCGCCGCGGAACAAGGGCGTCCAGCGCGGGCGCACGGGCTTCTTGAGCAGCCTCATGCCCGCCTGCTCCGGCGTGCGACCACCCTTCATCAGGTTGCAGGGCACGCACGAGCACACCACGTTCTCCCACGTCGTCTTGCCGCCCTGGGTGCGCGGCATCACGTGGTCCAGGTTCAGCTCGCTGCGCGGCAGCGTCTTCCCGCAGTACTGACAGGTGTCCGCGTCGCGGGCGTAGATGTTGAGTCGCGAGAAGCGCACCCTGCCCCGGGGCAGGTGGTCATACGCGCTGAGCACCAGCACCCGGGGAACGCGGATGGTCCGGTTGATGGTGGTGATGCAGTCCTGCGTGGCGCTCAGCGCCGCCCAATCGTCGAACTCGTAGAGCCGGTACTGCGCGTCGATGGCCTTGGCGACGCCCTGATACAGCAGCGAGAACGCCCGCTTCACCGACGTGACATGCACCGGTTGGTAGTACCGGTTGAGGACGAGGACGGCGCTGTTGATCATGGTGGTTTCCCGGGACTTGCGGCCGCCACCGCTTCGGCGACCGACCTGAGCTCCTCCTCCGCGAGACAGCGGACGTCGAGGACCACCTCTCCGTCCGACATCCTGCCAATAACCGGCACCCCGCCGCCGCGCAGGCGTTCGAGGAATGATTCCGGCGCGTCAACGTTGAGGACGCACGCGAAGGAAGGCAACCGGGCCAGCGGCATGGCTCCCCCACCTACCTGTCCCACCACCGCATCCACTCGGGAACGAACGCCTCGTTCCGCCAGCAAGTCCTGGAGCCGCCGCGCCCGCGCCCCGAGCATGTCCGGTGACTGGGCGAGCAGCCTGTACGTGGGAACCGCATCCGGTCGGCCGTCCCGATACAGCTCCAGGGTCGCCTCCAGCGCGGCCACCGTCATCTTGTCCACGCGCAGCGCGCGCGTGAGGGGATGGGCCTTGATGCGGGCGATCAACGCCGAGCGCCCCACCACGATGCCCGCCTGCGGGCCTCCCAGCAGCTTGTCGCCGGAGAAGGCCACCACGTCCGCTCCCGCCGCCACCGCCCGCGGCACCGTCAACTCCTCCGAAAGCCCCTCCCCCACCACCGGCACCAACGCCCCGGACCCCAGGTCCTGGAACACCGGCACCCCCTTCTGCTTCCCCAGCCCCGCCAGG from Myxococcus stipitatus encodes:
- a CDS encoding HNH endonuclease; amino-acid sequence: MINSAVLVLNRYYQPVHVTSVKRAFSLLYQGVAKAIDAQYRLYEFDDWAALSATQDCITTINRTIRVPRVLVLSAYDHLPRGRVRFSRLNIYARDADTCQYCGKTLPRSELNLDHVMPRTQGGKTTWENVVCSCVPCNLMKGGRTPEQAGMRLLKKPVRPRWTPLFRGASRKVTYQEWLPFLHLADASYWNVELLDD